Proteins from a genomic interval of Kitasatospora kifunensis:
- a CDS encoding type II toxin-antitoxin system Phd/YefM family antitoxin, which translates to MKTMTYSESRARYAEVLNAVTDDREEIVITRAGREPVVIVSLEDYQSLKETAYLLRSPANARRLLASIEELETGGGTARELADPE; encoded by the coding sequence ATGAAGACGATGACCTATTCGGAGTCCCGCGCACGCTACGCCGAGGTGCTCAACGCGGTCACGGACGACCGCGAGGAGATAGTGATCACTCGTGCCGGCCGCGAGCCGGTGGTCATCGTCTCGCTGGAGGACTACCAGTCCCTCAAGGAGACCGCCTACCTGCTGCGCAGCCCCGCCAACGCACGCCGCCTGCTGGCCTCGATCGAGGAGTTGGAGACCGGCGGTGGGACCGCACGGGAGCTGGCGGATCCCGAGTGA
- a CDS encoding Txe/YoeB family addiction module toxin, which produces MKIVFASRAWEDYLWWQLQDRKILKRINTLVADIARNGNVGIGKPEPLKHGFQGYWSRRINDEHRLIHKVTDDSILIAQCRYHYEG; this is translated from the coding sequence GTGAAGATCGTCTTTGCCTCCCGAGCCTGGGAGGACTACCTGTGGTGGCAGCTTCAGGACCGCAAGATCCTCAAGCGGATCAACACCCTCGTCGCCGACATCGCACGCAACGGCAACGTGGGAATCGGGAAACCCGAACCACTCAAGCACGGCTTCCAGGGCTACTGGTCACGGCGCATCAATGACGAGCACCGCCTCATCCACAAAGTCACCGACGACTCGATCCTGATCGCCCAGTGCCGCTACCACTACGAGGGCTGA
- a CDS encoding tyrosine-type recombinase/integrase, with translation MASVLRKCECNTPKCGHPWTVRYREPGGRQGRKREKSFRLKKDADAFALKVENDKNEGVFLDPERGKVPVHVWSADWLSRHVVNESTRRNYQGFIDNHLIPALGRKTILGVTLADVKALQATMAKKLAASTVNDRLGVLSAMMGAAVDEKRIPENPCKGLKPLKAGTDAVDPDEVPTLAEVNAIAAAMSPQYQLAVWLMAGAGLRISEALGFSAECKRDGFVRLRRQISSKANTKGCRTRLVPLKHRTADEYRDVPVAPFLADEIDAHIERWGTVTVEGVEVLFSPRERGKGYIPTASTFGYHWKKALKAAGLEGSGYTPHSLRHFFASTALAGGVPILEVSRWLGHRSIKVTADIYGHLTAEAPERCRQVMQAALRPKVTLRAVA, from the coding sequence GTGGCAAGTGTCCTCAGGAAGTGCGAGTGCAACACCCCGAAGTGCGGTCACCCGTGGACCGTCCGCTACCGGGAGCCGGGAGGCAGGCAGGGTAGGAAGCGTGAGAAGTCGTTCCGGCTCAAGAAGGATGCCGACGCCTTCGCGCTCAAGGTCGAGAACGACAAGAACGAGGGTGTGTTCCTCGACCCCGAGCGGGGCAAGGTCCCGGTGCACGTGTGGTCGGCGGACTGGCTTTCGCGGCACGTGGTGAACGAGTCCACTCGGAGGAACTACCAGGGGTTCATTGACAACCACCTGATACCGGCGCTCGGCCGGAAGACCATCCTTGGTGTCACGTTGGCAGACGTGAAGGCGTTGCAGGCGACGATGGCCAAGAAGCTTGCAGCGTCCACCGTGAACGACCGGCTCGGCGTGCTGTCCGCGATGATGGGCGCGGCCGTGGATGAGAAGCGCATCCCTGAGAACCCGTGCAAGGGCTTGAAGCCGCTCAAGGCCGGGACGGACGCCGTAGACCCGGACGAGGTTCCGACGCTGGCTGAGGTCAACGCCATCGCTGCGGCCATGTCGCCGCAGTACCAGTTGGCGGTGTGGCTGATGGCCGGTGCCGGGCTGCGGATCAGTGAGGCTCTGGGCTTCTCGGCCGAGTGCAAGCGTGACGGCTTCGTGCGTCTGCGTCGGCAGATCAGCAGCAAGGCCAACACCAAGGGATGCCGTACCAGGCTGGTGCCGCTCAAGCACCGGACGGCAGACGAGTATCGGGATGTTCCCGTGGCTCCCTTCCTCGCTGACGAGATCGACGCTCACATTGAGCGCTGGGGAACGGTGACCGTGGAAGGCGTCGAGGTGCTGTTCTCGCCGCGCGAGCGCGGCAAGGGTTACATCCCTACTGCTTCGACCTTCGGCTACCACTGGAAGAAGGCTCTCAAGGCTGCCGGGCTGGAAGGCAGCGGCTACACGCCTCACTCGCTCCGCCACTTCTTCGCCAGTACGGCCCTTGCTGGTGGCGTGCCCATCCTCGAAGTGAGCCGATGGCTCGGTCACCGGTCCATCAAGGTCACGGCTGACATCTACGGCCATCTGACCGCCGAAGCGCCGGAGCGCTGCCGTCAGGTGATGCAGGCTGCCTTGCGCCCGAAGGTCACCCTTCGTGCGGTGGCCTGA